The following are from one region of the Lineus longissimus chromosome 19, tnLinLong1.2, whole genome shotgun sequence genome:
- the LOC135503113 gene encoding uncharacterized protein LOC135503113, whose product MPQADPTLQRIIETFEKDAAFRGITGGFESAVTTPIKATAAVSLPVTLPDLAGWTPVNQAADVDVDCSDAVVVATFDRQPHETHIEGATIILDSQQTMTATAMTAPKSPAKKKAKLCKVTGARKAHAKGLLTDAMCRQKTQQDVFNMQLEVLEATLVTQKATTRTQEVLQKEAGLRIEKLQLEIALLKEKEFLGLSGIEL is encoded by the exons atgccacaggccgaccctacactgcagagaataatagaaacattcgaaaaagacgcagcattcagaggcatcactggtggatttgagtctgcag taaccACACCTATAAAGGCTACAGCAGCAGTCTCCCTCCCTGTTACATTACCTGATCTGGCTGGTTGGACTCCTG taaatcaagctgcagatgttgatgtcgaCTGCTCAGATGCAGTGGTTGTGGCAACCTTTGATCGTCAACCACACGAAACACACATAGAGGGAGCCacaataattcttg attctcaacagacgatgacagccactgcaatgactgccccaaaatctccagccaaaaagaaggccaaactgTGCAAAGTCACTG GTGCCAGGAAAGCACATGCGAAGGGTCTGCTGACAGACGCCATGTGCCGACAGAAGACTCAGCAGGATGTATTTAACATGCAGCTTGAGGTCCTTGAGGCAACTCTTGTTACGCAGAAGGCCACAACACGTACTCAGGAAGTTCTTCAGAAAGAGGCTGGCCTTCGAATAGAAAAGCTACAGCTGGAGATTGCTCTGCTGAAGGAAAAGGAGTTCTTGGGTCTGTCGGGCATTGAACTGTAA
- the LOC135503152 gene encoding putative nuclease HARBI1, with translation MLREDIESATNRSHAISPEVQVLIALRYFASGAFFEVIGDTFGVDKASVSRVVHRVAGLLDAARDDFIVWPQSVEERRRIQAGFYAIAHFPKVLGCIDGTHIRIICPSEPRPDADHIPEPANAAENDQEMRDDQIGLHAPDPAHAPALPMPADREGEAMEEAEQPAQVPPAPAYEASFVNRKGYHSINVQAVVDDKGKFTNVVARWPGATHDAFIWRNSDLKEHLELTNPRGEDGLLLGDSGYPCMPYLIVPYGAPTTEAQQRLNTSLCATRVRIEHAFGVLKRRFHVLHGEIRMQPDRVVKIISACFVLHNIAKMRGERDPRPEDDDSDDEEDDEDDDEEYAGPNSGSVYRDYLANRYFA, from the exons atgctcagggaggacattgaaagtgcgaccaacagaagccatgcaatttcgcctgaggtgcaagtcttgattgctctccgttattttgcatctggagctttctttgaagttattgggGACACTTTCGGTGTAGACAAAGCTAGTGTAAGTCGTGTGGTGCACAGGGTGGCTGGCCTGTTAGATGCTGCACGGGACGATTTTATTGTGTGGCCCCAGTCGGTGGAGGAGAGGCGTCGAATTCAAGCTGGATTCTATGCGATCGCACATTTTCCCAAAGTATTGGGATGCATCGACGGCACgcacatcagaataatatgcCCCAGTGAGCCACGTCCTGATGCTGATCACATCCCAGAACCAGCCAATGCTGCTGAGAATGACCAGGAGATGCGAGAtgaccagataggcctacatgctcctgatcctgcacatgcacctgcactgcccatgcctgcagatcgcgaaggcgaagccatggaagaagcagaacaacccgcgcaagttcctccagctccagcctacgaagcatcttttgtaaacaggaagggatatcactccatcaacgtgcaagcagtggttgacgataagg gaaaattcacCAATGTAGTTGCACGTTGGCCAGGGGCAACCCATGATGCCTTTATTTGGAGGAACAGTGACCTTAAAGAGCACCTGGAACTGACAAACCCCAGAGGTGAAGATGGACTGTTGCTAGGAGATAGTGGATACCCTTGTATGCCGTATCTCATCGTCCCGTACGGAGCACCCACAACAGAAGCCCAGCAGAGATTGAACACTTCCTTATGTGCCACAAGAGTGAGGATAGAACATGCCTTTGGAGTGTTAAAGAGGAGGTTCCATGTTCTCCATGGGGAGATTCGTATGCAGCCAGACCGTGTAGTTAAGATCATCTCTGCCTGTTTTGTCCTgcataatattgcaaagatGAGAGGAGAACGTGACCCCCGGCCAGAAGACGACGACAGTGatgacgaagaagatgatgaagatgatgatgaggagtatGCTGGCCCAAACTCTGGCAGTGTTTACAGGGACTACCTCGCCAATCGCTACTTTGCTTAA